From a region of the Pongo pygmaeus isolate AG05252 chromosome 5, NHGRI_mPonPyg2-v2.0_pri, whole genome shotgun sequence genome:
- the LOC129038301 gene encoding uncharacterized protein LOC129038301 — protein sequence MPVAGRLPPPQAGRSSNYDPCRPELTTIRLLPVRWPEAACEGTAIKGSSRGAERACVPWQGSATHASLRPERWKLHRFLMAAYIMAVRSRTRRSGPLQGIVSPANSHSVPSSRRRSQSKPGFSVKTKADPRYLRGVITHQQTLGVLENSCILNPWYCGSNRSPGGAALEEGRPLPSLSPSTRFQAPTPRSPTSPWESPNLIVLSGAPLSVPSRGPRSREHGDTPGNAGPRVLETQGSATGALETVSSSCGPPERQMSTRISTQILLLRTQRSFHCNQYPRGPGPPGTWRLGAGRTEAGAPAPSPLPELTPGNPMSQAKIEPGISPLPNSPSNIRKQPLHYPREERCRESTPCRALLEVNAWAASAPKPECRREKS from the exons ATGCCAGTGGCCGGCCGGCTGCCCCCGCCTCAGGCGGGTCGGAGCTCTAACTACGATCCTTGCAGGCCCGAACTAACCACGATTCGCCTCCTTCCTGTGCGGTGGCCAGAGGCAGCTTGCGAAGGAACCGCCATTAAGGGCTCCAGCAGAGGGGCCGAGAGAGCCTGTGTTCCCTGGCAGGGATCAG CAACACATGCGTCCCTGCGCCCGGAGCGCTGGAAGCTGCACCGATTCTTAATGGCAGCATATATTATGGCCGTGCGCTCACGCACGCGCCGCTCGGGGCCACTCCAGGGAATCGTTTCGCCCGCTAACTCCCACTCAGTCCCCTCCTCCCGAAGGAGGTCTCAGTCAAAACCCGGGTTCTCAGTCAAAACCAAAGCAGATCCGCGCTACCTGCGCGGGGTGATCACCCACCAGCAAACGCTCGGGGTTTTGGAAAATAGTTGCATCTT GAACCCCTGGTACTGCGGTTCCAACCGCTCCCCAGGCGGGGCCGCCCTAGAGGAAGGGcgccctctcccctctctcagcCCCTCCACGCGCTTCCAAGCCCCCACGCCACGGAGTCCCACATCGCCCTGGGAATCTCCAAACCTTATCGTCCTGTCTGGGGCTCCCTTGTCTGTCCCAAGCCGAGGACCACGCTCACGTGAGCACGGAGATACCCCTGGGAACGCAGGGCCGCGAGTCTTGGAAACGCAGGGTTCGGCAACTGGAGCGTTAGAGACCGTTTCTTCTTCTTGTG GACCCCCAGAGAGGCAAATGAGCACAAGAATCTCGACACAGATTCTCCTTCTGCGGACCCAGAGATCTTTCCACTGTAATCAGTACCCCAGAGGGCCAGGGCCGCCGGGGACCTGGCGTCTTGGTGCTGGACGGACCGAGGCAGGAGCGCCAGCCCCCAGTCCTCTCCCGGAGCTCACCCCAGGAAATCCGATGAGTCAGGCAAAGATTGAGCCAGGGATTTCTCCCTTGCCGAATTCTCCCTCAAATATCAGGAAG CAACCCCTCCACTACCCAAGAGAAGAACGGTGTAGAGAAAGCACCCCCTGCAGGGCCCTTTTGGAGGTTAACGCTTGGGCAGCCTCGGCCCCCAAACCCGAATGCCGGCGGGAGAAGAGTTAG